The Lactuca sativa cultivar Salinas chromosome 2, Lsat_Salinas_v11, whole genome shotgun sequence genome includes a window with the following:
- the LOC128132076 gene encoding E3 ubiquitin-protein ligase SINA-like 10: protein MNQEVDMVPLEVVDSDSDSNSDPQRLEAEDKGADGVPEVAGEAIPIVATDPDLLNCSICHYPLCTPIFLCDDGHTSCYTCLIRSENKCPSCSVPKGFKHCRGMEKLIASLRVECKNKKFGCQEILMNHKRAKHENICPHTLCFCPDSSCGLAASCKLLYNHFSRHHSAIQFVYNAVFNLRVETTQKHVILQERNEKVIFIVNHDVVGHGRVFNVDCVGPDTFKNGFVYRLTVKSMDACLSMECVPEVSTKWKEHTPDNNYLTIPSRITGFGLQVCIKKAQKESWSFKGNGF from the exons ATGAACCAAGAGGTGGATATGGTTCCCTTGGAAGTGGTGGATTCCGATTCCGATTCAAATTCCGATCCTCAACGACTTGAGGCGGAAGACAAAGGGGCAGATGGTGTACCGGAGGTTGCAGGTGAAGCAATTCCGATTGTGGCCACCGATCCAGACTTGCTAAATTGCAGTATCTGTCATTATCCGTTGTGTACGCCGATCTTCCTG TGTGATGATGGGCATACATCATGCTATACTTGCCTAATCCGTTCAGAGAACAAGTGTCCTTCATGCAGCGTTCCAAAGGGCTTTAAGCATTGTCGAGGAATGGAAAAGCTGATAGCATCACTGCGAGTAGAGTGCAAGAACAAGAAGTTTGGATGCCAAGAGATATTGATGAACCACAAGAGAGCCAAGCATGAAAACATATGTCCGCATACATTATGTTTCTGTCCTGATTCCTCCTGCGGCTTGGCCGCTTCTTGCAAGCTCCTGTACAACCATTTCAGTCGCCATCACTCTGCTATTCAATTCGTCTACAATGCCGTCTTCAATCTTCGTGTTGAAACAACCCAGAAGCACGTCATTCTTCAGGAACGGAATGAAAAGGTTATCTTCATCGTCAACCATGATGTTGTAGGACATGGAAGAGTCTTCAATGTCGACTGCGTAGGACCAGACACATTTAAGAATGGTTTTGTGTATCGGCTGACTGTGAAATCCATGGACGCATGTTTATCGATGGAGTGTGTACCCGAAGTCTCCACAAAGTGGAAGGAACATACTCCTGATAACAACTATTTAACCATCCCATCTCGTATAACGGGATTCGGCCTGCAAGTGTGCATCAAGAAAGCTCAAAAAGAGTCATGGTCTTTTAAAGGAAACGGATTTTAG